In Eschrichtius robustus isolate mEscRob2 chromosome 2, mEscRob2.pri, whole genome shotgun sequence, a single window of DNA contains:
- the LOC137758781 gene encoding olfactory receptor 1M1, with protein MEPNNQTSASKFILLGLSENPEQETLLFALFLCMYVVTVVGNLLIILAIRSDSHLHTPMYFFLANLSLVDFCLATNTVPKMLVNIQIRSKSISYPCCLTQMYFLHFFGIMDSILIAVMAYDRFVAICHPLYYTTIMSPRLCGLLAGGPWVFSCFISLTHILLMARLVFCGNNRLPHYFCDLTPLLRLSCTDTSVNKIFVFIVAGMVIATPFICILASYVHIIVAILKLPSAGGRKKGFFTCSSHLSVVVLFYGTTIGVYLCPSSVHTAVKEKASAVMYTVVTPMLNPFIYSLRNRDLKGALLKLINRKITSSS; from the coding sequence ATGGAACCAAACAACCAAACAAGTGCATCCAAGTTTATCCTCCTGGGACTTTCAGAAAATCCAGAACAGGAAactctcctctttgctctgtttcTCTGCATGTATGTGGTCACAGTAGTGGGGAACCTGTTGATCATACTGGCCATCAGATCAGACTCCCACCTGCACACTCCCATGTACTTCTTCTTAGCCAATCTATCCTTGGTTGATTTCTGCCTGGCCACCAACACTGTCCCCAAGATGCTAGTGAACATACAAATCAGGAGCAAATCCATCTCATATCCTTGCTGCCTGACCCAAATGtactttctccatttctttggcATCATGGACAGTATCTTAATAGCCGTGATGGCTTATGACAGGTTTGTAGCTATATGTCACCCCTTATACTATACCACCATCATGAGCCCACGTCTCTGTGGCCTGCTGGCTGGTGGCCCATGGGTGTTTTCCTGCTTCATCTCCCTCACCCACATTCTCCTGATGGCCCGTCTGGTTTTCTGTGGCAACAATAGGTTGCCTCACTACTTCTGTGACCTCACTCCCCTCCTGAGACTTTCATGCACTGACACCTCTGTGAACAAGATCTTTGTGTTCATTGTGGCAGGAATGGTGATAGCCACACCTTTCATCTGCATCCTGGCCTCCTATGTTCACATAATTGTGGCCATCTTGAAGTTGCCCTCTGCAGGTGGCAGGAAGAAAGGCTTTTTCACCTGCAGCTCCCACCTCTCTGTGGTTGTACTCTTCTATGGGACCACAATTGGGGTTTACCTTTGTCCTTCATCTGTCCACACAGCCGTGAAGGAGAAAGCATCTGCTGTAATGTACACTGTGGTCACGCCCATGCTGAACCCCTTTATTTACAGCCTGAGGAACAGAGACCTGAAGGGGGCCCTGCTGAAGCTCATCAACAGAAAAATCACCTCATCTTCCTGA